The following nucleotide sequence is from Fibrobacter sp. UWB2.
GCTTGAACTGTTGCGTAAAGAATCGACGCACAAAGACCGTAAGCGCCTTTTCAATTTCTTCATCCGTAAACTTGCCCGCAAATGCGTACTTCGCAAGGAACAAAAGTTTTTGCGGAGCCGCACCGTACTTGGCAAAATGATAGAGGAAGAAATCGTGGATTTCGTACGCGCCCAAAATGCTTTCGGTCTTCTGCGCAATTTGTCCGTTATTATCGGCAGGCAAAAGTTCCGGCGACACAGGCGTATCGAGAATGTCGTACAAGACCTTCTTCAATTCCATAGCCGTTTTTGCATCGGCGCTAAACTTCAGCGAATTGTCCGCATACCAGTGTACGATATGGCGCACAAGCGTCTTGGGAATATCGCAGTTGACTGCATACATCGACATGTGATCGGCATTGTACGTACTCCAGCCAAGCGCAATCTCGGAAAGGTCGCCCGTTCCAATCACAATTCCGCCTTCGCTATTCGCAACATCCATCAGAATCTGCGTGCGCTCACGCGCCTGGACATTCTCATAAGTCACATCAAGCTTTTGCGGGTCATGGCCGATATCCTTGAAATGCTGGAGGCACGCATCCTTGATGCTTACAGTCCGCAGTTCAACGCCCAAAAGTTCCGCAAGCAAAACAGCATTGTTCTTCGTGCGCTTCGTCGTTCCAAATCCAGGCATCGTGAGCGACAAGATTTCCAACGCAGGGCGTTTCAGCAACTTGAATGTTTCTGCAACAACAAGCAATGCAAGCGTCGAATCAAGACCGCCCGAAAGTCCAATCACAGCACGCTTGGAGCGCGAAGCTTCCAGACGTTTCGCAAGACCTGCACACTGGATATTGAAAATCTCAGTGCAAGACTGATCGCGAGATTCTAGAGAGCCCGGCACAAATGGCGTCGGAGAAACAAATCGATATTGCAGTTTTTCGACAGCACGCAGGCCATCAAAACTTGCGGCACGCGCTACAATTTCTCGGCTATCGAAATCCTGGAACGAGCCTTCGCTCAGGCGTTGCATATTCAAGCGTTCGACATCGACATCTGCATAGACGATTTCCGTTTCGCGCGAGAACGGCTTACTTTCGGCAATCAACGAACCGTTTTCGGCAATCATCAAGTGACCGCTAAAGACCATATCCGTTGTCGATTCGTGAACGCCTGCCGATGCATACACATAGGCAGCCATGCATCTTGCCGACTGATTCAATACAAGATTCCTGCGGTAATCGCGTTTACCCACGAGAGCATCGCTTGCCGACAAATTCACAATTACATTTGCACCGGCAAGTGCAAGTTCACCACTCGGCGGTACAGGCGTCCACAAGTCCTCGCAAAGTTCAACGCCAACGCGAACTTCGGAACCCGCGCATTCGCTGCCGTTTTGACCAAGCGCACCACACTTTACGGTAAAGTAATTTGTCACCGGCACTTCGCCAACGCCATCGAAATAGCAACGGATTGCTCCAACAGAGCCGCCAACGGCACCACGCAACAAGTCGCGACCGCTCGAGAAATGGCGTTTCTCATAGAATTCACGCTGGTTCGGCAAATGAATCTTGGGCGTCACAGCAACGAGCTTGCCATGCTGCAAGAACGCAGCACAGTTGTACAAGCGCCCGAACATCCGCAACGGAAGCCCCACGGCAAGAACAACATCGCTATCGGCAAAAGCACCCGCGATTTTCAACAAAGCGTTAAAGCTATTTTGCAACAGCAGTTCCTGATGGAACAGGTCGCTACACGTGTAACCCGTAATGCACAGTTCCGGGAATACGACAAAAGCCGCCCCGTTAGAGGCAGCTTCCTTCGCACTTTTGATGATTTCCTCGGTATTGTAGGCCGTATCAGCCACCTTCAAGACCGGGGAAACGCTCGCAAATCGATAGAATCCAAACATATCTTTTTTGGTTATAAAACTCCGCTACTTAATTGTAGCAACTTTTGCCTTGGCATCGGCCATGGCGCGCACCACAAGGGAGGCTCCATTGGCACAGTCGCCAACTGCATAGATATGTCGGGCCGGATCCTGGATAATCGCCGTACGCGGAGTGAGCGAAAGTCCGAGATCGTTCACGATACCTTCGGCAGGCACACCGGTAAAGCCCATGGCGAGCACCACCAAATCTGTATCGATGACTTCGGTCGAATTCGGAACTTCGTTCGGCTTGAGCGGACGACCCTGTGGGGACATTTCCCATTCCACGCGAACCGCTTCGACACCGGCAACGCGACCGTCTTTCACAATAAACTGCTTAGACGACACATTCCAGCGACGTTCACCACCTTCATGCTGTGCATAGCTTGTACGCAACATATATGGCCAATCCGGCCACGGAGTGGACGGAGAACGTTCCTCAGGCGGCTTCGGCATGAATTCTACCTGCAAAACGCTTTCGCAACCTTCACGAATGGCCTTACCGACGCAGTCGTTACCCGTATCGCCACCGCCAATCACGAGCACCTTGCGGCCCTTGGCAGAGAACTTTTCCGGATTCGTCTCGCCCGGCTTTTCGGCACCATGCAAGAAGTCGAGAGCAAGGAAAATGCCTTCGGCATCGCGGCCCGGGATTTTAAGGTCACGGGCATTCGGTGTACCAATTGCAAGGAAGACTTCGTCAAAATTCTTGTGTATGTACTCCGCAGCAATATCCTTACCGATTTCGGTATTATAGACAAACTTGATTCCAGCAGCTTCAAGCAAAGCCACGCGGCGGTCAATCACAGACTTGTCGAGTTTCCAGTTCGGAATACCATAGCGCAACAGGCCACCGGCCTTTTCACGCTTTTCGTAAACCGTGACAGCAAAGCCCTTACGACGCAGCGCTTCGGCAGCAAAGAGCCCGGCAGGGCCAGAGCCAATCACTGCCGCTGTCTTGCCATTCGGTTCCGCTTCGGGGAGCACCACACGGCCTTCTTCAAAAGCGGTCTCGATAATGAACTTTTCAATCTGGCGGACCATCACCGGATCATTATGGACATTGCCCGTGCAAGCAGATTCGCAAAGTGCGGGGCAAACACGACCCGTAAATTCCGGGAAGAACGCGGTCTTACTGATAATGTCATAAGCACGTTCCGCATTCCCTAAAGCGACTGCAGCATTGAATTCCGGCACAAGGTTACCAAGCGGGCAACCAGCGCCATGGCAGAACGGAATGCCACAGCTATGGCAACGTTCCGCCTGGTTTACTATTTCAATCGAAGTGAGTTTACGTTCAACTTCCTTGTTGTCCTTGACGCGCTCTTCAACAGGGCGGTAGACATCTTGTATGCGTTTCACCTGTTCCATTATGCCTTCCCCTGTAATGCGTTACGGTAATCCACCGGGAATATTTTCACAAATTTCGGACGTTCGCTATTCCAGTTTTCAAGAATGCGCTTGCCCTTTTCACTGCCTGTAGCCTTCACATGCTGACCGATGATATCGAGCAATTCCTTTTCGCTATCGGTACCCGGGAGCACGCTTTCAAGGTCCACAGAATCTACGTTACAGCTCAAGTCGAAGTGACCCGTTTCGTCGTACACGTAAGCAAAGCCACCCGTCATACCGGCAGCGAAGTTCACGCCCACGCGGCCGAGCACAACCACACGGCCACCCGTCATGTATTCGCAACCATGGTCGCCAACACCTTCCGAGACGAGGAGCATACCGGAGTTACGGATACCGAAGCGCTCACCAGCAAGACCGTTGATGAAGATCTTACCAGAAGTTCCACCGTAACCGATAACGTTACCGGCAATGACGTTGTCTTCAGCCTTGAAGCTTGCATTGCTAGGCGGGCGGACGATAATCTTACCACCCGAGAGGCCCTTACCCATAAAGTCGTTTGCTTCACCTTCGAGGTCAAGCGTTACACCCGGAGCAAGGAATGCACCGAAGCTCTGGCCTGCCACACCGTGCAAGTGAACCTTAATCGTATCTTCAGGGAGACCCTTCACGCCAAAGTGTTCATCGACTTCACCGGAAAGTTCCGTACCCACCGTACGGTCGGTATTGTGAACAACCGTGCAGAGTTCCACATTGGCACCGCTCTTGAGCGTATCGCTAACGAACGGCAAGAGTTCACGACGGTCGAAGTTTTCGAGAGCTTCCTTCACGTAGTTCTTGTCGTAAGACTTGATGCCGCCATTGACGGTTTCAAAAATCTTCGAGAAGTCAAGGTTATGAGCCTTGTAGAAGGCGATAGCTTCATCGCGTTCGAGCAAGTCGCTACGGCCGCATGCTTCTTCGAGAGAACGCAGGCCAAGACTTGCCAAGATTTCACGGACTTCGTCTGCAATGAAGTAGAGGAAGTTTTCAACGTATTCCGGCTTACCGGCAAAGCGCTTACGGAATTCCGGATCCTGCGTTGCAATACCCATCGGGCACTGGTTCGTGTGGCACTTTCTATCCATCACGCAGCCAAGGCTAACGAGCAAGTTCGTTGCAAAGCCAAATTCTTCGGCACCGAGGAGGGCAGCGACCACCACGTCACGGCCCGTCTTGAGCTGGCCATCGACCTGGAGTTTCACGCGGCCACGCAAGTCATTGAGGACAAGCGTCTGTTCCGCTTCGGCAATACCGAGTTCCCACGGAAGACCTGCATGCTTAATGGAAGTAAGCGGAGAAGCACCCGTACCGCCATCATGGCCAGAAATGAGCACCACGTCGGCATGAGCCTTTGCGACACCGGCAGCAATCGTACCCACGCCCACTTCAGAAACGAGCTTCACAGAGACACGAGCCTTCGGGTTTGCATTGCGCAAGTCGTAAATGAGCTGAGCCAAGTCTTCGATGGAGTAAATGTCATGGTGCGGCGGCGGAGAAATCAAGGACACGTTCGGAATCGAGTGGCGTATTCGTGCCACAAATTCGTTCACCTTGTGAGCCGGCAGCTGACCGCCTTCACCCGGCTTTGCACCCTGAGCCATCTTGATTTGCAAATCCTTTGCATGGCGCAAGTAGTCAATCGTCACACCAAAGCGGCCCGAAGCAATCTGACGAATGGCAGAGCTACGGATATCACCGTTTGCGGCAGGAGTATTGCGGTCCGGATCTTCACCACCTTCACCGCAGTTGCTCATGGCACCGATGCGGTTCATGGCAATAGCAATCGTTTCGTGGGCTTCCGGGCTCAAGGAGCCAAGGCTCATTGCGCCAGCCACAAAGTGGTGGATAATGGATTCGCGGGATTCGACTTCAGAAATATCAATCGGAGTCGTCTGCTTGAACTTGAAGAGACCACGCAATG
It contains:
- a CDS encoding glutamate synthase subunit beta gives rise to the protein MEQVKRIQDVYRPVEERVKDNKEVERKLTSIEIVNQAERCHSCGIPFCHGAGCPLGNLVPEFNAAVALGNAERAYDIISKTAFFPEFTGRVCPALCESACTGNVHNDPVMVRQIEKFIIETAFEEGRVVLPEAEPNGKTAAVIGSGPAGLFAAEALRRKGFAVTVYEKREKAGGLLRYGIPNWKLDKSVIDRRVALLEAAGIKFVYNTEIGKDIAAEYIHKNFDEVFLAIGTPNARDLKIPGRDAEGIFLALDFLHGAEKPGETNPEKFSAKGRKVLVIGGGDTGNDCVGKAIREGCESVLQVEFMPKPPEERSPSTPWPDWPYMLRTSYAQHEGGERRWNVSSKQFIVKDGRVAGVEAVRVEWEMSPQGRPLKPNEVPNSTEVIDTDLVVLAMGFTGVPAEGIVNDLGLSLTPRTAIIQDPARHIYAVGDCANGASLVVRAMADAKAKVATIK
- a CDS encoding NAD(+) synthase; this encodes MFGFYRFASVSPVLKVADTAYNTEEIIKSAKEAASNGAAFVVFPELCITGYTCSDLFHQELLLQNSFNALLKIAGAFADSDVVLAVGLPLRMFGRLYNCAAFLQHGKLVAVTPKIHLPNQREFYEKRHFSSGRDLLRGAVGGSVGAIRCYFDGVGEVPVTNYFTVKCGALGQNGSECAGSEVRVGVELCEDLWTPVPPSGELALAGANVIVNLSASDALVGKRDYRRNLVLNQSARCMAAYVYASAGVHESTTDMVFSGHLMIAENGSLIAESKPFSRETEIVYADVDVERLNMQRLSEGSFQDFDSREIVARAASFDGLRAVEKLQYRFVSPTPFVPGSLESRDQSCTEIFNIQCAGLAKRLEASRSKRAVIGLSGGLDSTLALLVVAETFKLLKRPALEILSLTMPGFGTTKRTKNNAVLLAELLGVELRTVSIKDACLQHFKDIGHDPQKLDVTYENVQARERTQILMDVANSEGGIVIGTGDLSEIALGWSTYNADHMSMYAVNCDIPKTLVRHIVHWYADNSLKFSADAKTAMELKKVLYDILDTPVSPELLPADNNGQIAQKTESILGAYEIHDFFLYHFAKYGAAPQKLLFLAKYAFAGKFTDEEIEKALTVFVRRFFTQQFKRSCIPDGPKVGTISLSPRADWRMPSDASFADWL